One segment of Akkermansiaceae bacterium DNA contains the following:
- a CDS encoding cytochrome c encodes MKTIIQLTMLSAAFLLPVSVAQAADAATNYSKKCASCHGKDGSGNTKMGKKKGARDYRDPKVQASFSDAEGVKAIKEGVKKKGKEVMKPYADKFSAAEIDALMKYVRAFKK; translated from the coding sequence ATGAAAACAATCATACAACTAACCATGCTGTCCGCAGCCTTCCTCCTGCCTGTTTCAGTAGCGCAAGCTGCCGATGCTGCCACCAACTATTCCAAGAAGTGTGCATCGTGCCACGGCAAGGACGGTAGCGGTAATACCAAAATGGGTAAGAAAAAAGGAGCCCGCGATTATCGTGACCCCAAAGTCCAGGCATCCTTCAGTGATGCCGAGGGAGTCAAGGCCATCAAGGAGGGGGTTAAAAAGAAAGGCAAGGAGGTGATGAAACCTTACGCTGACAAGTTTAGCGCAGCCGAGATTGACGCACTGATGAAATACGTCCGCGCGTTTAAGAAATAA
- a CDS encoding cytochrome c biogenesis protein ResB, with the protein MKSLMTRLFKGISSLKLTIVCLVAAMVLIFAGTLAQVQMGIQAVQAQYFQSIFVWWSAGGEGGFRIPIFPGGHLIGAVLLLNLIAAHIQRFKWGWDKAGIQLTHAGLIIMLAGGLLTDLFSVESQMRIKEGETKNYSEEIDTIELAVTDVSNPDFDTVTAIPADVLKPGKLISHESLPFRILVKKLYPNSRLQMIGGHGDDTTAAADKGVGARVVVKSMPTSSKPNERNLVSAVIEVIPVGDNSDKDKASQGTWLVSDGLASEQKFEAGGKTWSIALRMKRHYKSFSLTLHDFVHERYPGTNIPKNFSSRVTLKDVDGSAGREVLIYMNHPLRYGGETFYQAGFERSEDITVLQVVRNPSVAAPYVACVVVSVGLLLQFCMHLVKFSRRNKKTNNS; encoded by the coding sequence ATGAAATCCTTGATGACCCGCTTGTTTAAGGGGATAAGCTCCCTCAAGCTGACGATTGTTTGCCTGGTGGCAGCGATGGTGCTTATTTTCGCAGGAACACTGGCCCAGGTACAAATGGGTATCCAGGCGGTTCAGGCGCAGTATTTCCAAAGTATTTTCGTATGGTGGTCAGCTGGCGGTGAGGGCGGCTTCAGAATCCCCATTTTCCCCGGTGGTCATTTGATAGGCGCGGTATTACTCCTTAACCTGATAGCGGCGCACATCCAGAGATTCAAATGGGGCTGGGACAAGGCCGGCATCCAACTTACTCATGCGGGACTGATCATCATGCTGGCCGGAGGCCTGCTGACGGATCTTTTTTCCGTGGAAAGCCAGATGCGTATCAAGGAGGGTGAGACCAAGAATTATTCGGAGGAAATCGATACCATCGAGTTGGCTGTGACAGATGTCAGTAACCCGGATTTTGACACGGTGACCGCCATTCCCGCCGATGTCTTGAAGCCCGGTAAGCTGATCTCTCATGAGAGTCTGCCATTCCGGATTCTGGTGAAGAAGCTCTATCCTAATTCGCGTTTGCAAATGATCGGTGGGCACGGCGACGACACCACAGCGGCTGCTGACAAAGGGGTGGGGGCGCGTGTTGTGGTCAAGAGTATGCCGACCTCAAGTAAACCCAATGAGCGCAACCTGGTGAGCGCCGTCATAGAGGTAATTCCGGTAGGCGATAACAGTGATAAAGACAAGGCGTCCCAGGGGACATGGCTTGTCTCCGATGGCTTGGCCTCTGAGCAGAAATTTGAAGCAGGTGGCAAGACGTGGAGCATAGCCTTGCGTATGAAGCGCCACTACAAGTCCTTTTCCCTGACCCTGCATGATTTTGTGCATGAGCGTTATCCCGGCACGAATATCCCCAAGAATTTCTCGAGCCGGGTTACCCTCAAAGATGTTGACGGCTCTGCGGGTCGCGAGGTGCTCATTTACATGAACCATCCACTGCGTTACGGCGGCGAAACATTCTATCAGGCGGGATTTGAGCGCAGTGAGGATATCACGGTGCTACAAGTCGTTCGCAACCCCAGTGTGGCAGCTCCCTATGTGGCCTGCGTGGTCGTCAGTGTAGGCTTGCTGCTCCAATTCTGCATGCACCTGGTTAAATTTTCACGTCGTAACAAAAAGACTAACAACTCATGA
- the ccsA gene encoding cytochrome c biogenesis protein CcsA, with protein sequence MKSWTFWIVALVTLAWLYPVTRPSDPGNNGMDVSAFGKLPVQVGGRIKPFDTLARNSLLIINGKQVVRQDGEKIGATQWLLDVMFDWKKANSHKCFLIHNPEVLGLFGWQQHDRKRFSYDELFPYMSQIDEQGKQAADVESAQRSPYQTAILNLFNSLALYQKLQFSLRPEAMADFSAELESYSELAPKGYAAMMNRNAQKEYDKEALRRFSTMVTRYETLSGAGYLRPIPPSDGGADWMTTGEALLAVATDGTLDQRAVAFAEMGDAYLAGNKDTFAEQAGIIAGDIKKAEPKASSKVSLEYLFNQVDPFYRSMGLYVLAFLLACGSWLAKGDSLRRSSVWVLVIALVIHSLGLITRMYLQGRPPVTNLYSSAIFIGWGTCILGLFLERVFKDGIGVACSGAIGFITLVIAHHLASSGDTLEMLQAVLDTNIWLATHVVVITAGYSSMFLAGMIATIYVVRGVFTQSLTKGLDNSLGRMVYGITCFSLLFSFVGTVLGGIWADQSWGRFWGWDPKENGALLIVLWCAVILHARWGGYIRRRGLMVMSLFGNVITSFSWFGVNMLGVGLHSYGFMNKAFPWLLAFVASQFVLMAIAAIPTNKWRSFAASATSQEPR encoded by the coding sequence ATGAAAAGCTGGACTTTCTGGATCGTAGCTCTCGTCACGCTGGCGTGGCTCTACCCTGTCACCCGACCTTCCGACCCGGGAAATAACGGGATGGATGTCAGTGCCTTTGGTAAACTGCCCGTCCAGGTAGGTGGACGCATCAAGCCGTTCGATACTTTGGCGCGCAACTCGCTGTTGATCATCAATGGCAAGCAAGTGGTGCGGCAGGATGGTGAAAAAATCGGCGCCACCCAGTGGTTGCTGGATGTCATGTTCGACTGGAAAAAGGCGAATAGTCACAAGTGCTTTCTCATTCATAACCCAGAGGTGTTAGGCTTGTTTGGCTGGCAGCAACATGACCGCAAACGGTTTAGTTACGATGAACTGTTTCCCTACATGTCCCAGATTGATGAGCAGGGGAAACAAGCGGCTGACGTGGAGTCGGCCCAGAGGTCGCCTTATCAAACAGCGATTCTCAACTTGTTCAACTCATTGGCCCTTTATCAAAAATTGCAATTTTCCCTGCGGCCCGAAGCCATGGCCGATTTTTCCGCGGAACTTGAATCCTACAGCGAACTGGCACCCAAGGGATACGCGGCGATGATGAACCGGAATGCTCAAAAGGAATACGATAAGGAAGCCCTCCGCCGATTCAGCACGATGGTAACGCGCTACGAGACCCTAAGTGGGGCTGGCTATTTGAGGCCGATCCCTCCGAGTGATGGCGGTGCCGATTGGATGACAACAGGTGAAGCTCTGTTAGCCGTGGCTACCGATGGTACTCTGGACCAACGAGCGGTTGCTTTTGCTGAAATGGGCGATGCTTATCTAGCCGGAAATAAAGACACATTCGCGGAGCAGGCAGGGATCATCGCGGGGGACATCAAAAAAGCGGAGCCAAAGGCGAGTTCAAAAGTGTCCCTCGAGTATTTGTTTAACCAGGTGGACCCCTTTTACCGGAGTATGGGGCTTTATGTGCTGGCGTTTTTGCTCGCCTGTGGATCGTGGCTGGCAAAGGGGGACTCCTTGCGCCGATCTTCTGTCTGGGTTCTGGTCATCGCTCTGGTGATTCATAGTCTCGGCCTGATTACGCGTATGTATCTGCAGGGCCGCCCACCTGTGACAAACCTCTATTCCTCCGCGATCTTCATCGGTTGGGGAACCTGCATACTCGGTTTGTTCCTTGAGCGTGTCTTCAAAGACGGTATAGGTGTGGCTTGTTCCGGGGCGATCGGTTTTATCACCCTGGTGATTGCCCACCACCTTGCCAGCAGCGGTGATACCCTGGAAATGCTACAGGCGGTTCTGGATACCAATATCTGGTTGGCGACTCATGTGGTGGTCATTACAGCTGGTTACTCGTCCATGTTCCTCGCGGGAATGATCGCCACGATATATGTCGTCAGGGGTGTTTTCACCCAATCGCTTACCAAGGGCTTGGACAATTCCCTTGGCCGGATGGTTTACGGCATTACCTGCTTCTCCCTGCTGTTCAGCTTTGTTGGCACGGTGCTCGGAGGTATCTGGGCCGACCAGTCCTGGGGGCGGTTCTGGGGCTGGGACCCCAAGGAAAACGGTGCCCTGCTGATTGTGCTTTGGTGCGCCGTGATCCTGCACGCACGCTGGGGTGGCTATATCCGACGCCGGGGCCTGATGGTGATGTCCTTGTTTGGCAACGTGATCACGTCCTTCTCCTGGTTCGGGGTCAACATGCTCGGCGTGGGGCTGCACTCCTATGGTTTTATGAACAAGGCCTTTCCCTGGCTGCTGGCATTTGTCGCCAGCCAGTTTGTGTTGATGGCGATTGCCGCGATCCCGACAAACAAATGGCGCAGTTTTGCCGCTAGCGCGACTTCACAGGAGCCTCGATGA
- a CDS encoding glutaredoxin, producing MSQEKPDIVCYLKTFCGWSEGVRAIMRKYQLAYTEKDIIKNPAFKWEMEQKSGQPLSPCVSVNGHMLADVSGDEVERYLVEQGFVEKNDTIPGVPTDSSCQNH from the coding sequence ATGAGTCAGGAAAAACCGGATATCGTCTGCTACTTGAAAACCTTCTGCGGCTGGAGCGAGGGCGTGCGTGCCATCATGCGCAAGTACCAACTCGCCTACACCGAAAAAGACATCATCAAGAATCCTGCCTTCAAGTGGGAGATGGAACAGAAAAGCGGCCAGCCACTCAGTCCATGTGTGTCAGTCAACGGCCACATGCTCGCCGATGTCTCGGGTGATGAAGTGGAGCGGTATCTGGTGGAGCAGGGGTTTGTTGAGAAGAATGACACCATCCCCGGAGTTCCTACCGATAGCAGCTGCCAGAATCATTAG
- the rlmN gene encoding 23S rRNA (adenine(2503)-C(2))-methyltransferase RlmN: MKATSTAPVTRSLLGLGKEDIEEYVIATGGKSYRAKQILEWLYKQRVGSIAEMTNLPAAVREKLAEEFHLNDLQHVETKGSEDTTRKFLFRLHDGRYVETVFIPASKGLNGRQSDRKTICVSSQVGCAYGCKFCASGLAGFTRNLTASEIVGQMLAVEKETGETINNIVFMGMGEPLANVNHLIKALEIITSHWGLNIGARSVTVSTSGLAPQIRTLAEFPVPIRLAISLHGATDEVRDLIMPVNSKYPIKEVFESLHYWRLHKKQKISLEYILIKGVNDDLDQASILAKRAKGVNAKVNLIPYNTVEGLDWERPSAEVCYAFRDVVADAGINTTLRLEKGGDINAACGQLRLKKETAEGIIEAPVKSR; the protein is encoded by the coding sequence ATGAAAGCAACCAGCACAGCACCAGTAACCCGTTCCCTATTGGGCCTCGGTAAAGAGGATATCGAGGAATATGTCATTGCGACCGGGGGCAAATCCTATCGCGCCAAACAGATCCTGGAATGGCTCTACAAGCAGCGGGTTGGCAGTATTGCGGAAATGACCAACCTCCCGGCAGCCGTCCGCGAGAAGCTGGCTGAGGAATTCCACCTCAATGACCTGCAACACGTCGAGACAAAGGGGTCAGAGGACACGACCCGCAAGTTTCTCTTTCGCCTCCATGACGGCCGTTACGTGGAAACCGTTTTCATCCCCGCATCCAAGGGGCTCAACGGCAGGCAGTCCGACCGGAAGACCATCTGTGTCTCATCCCAGGTGGGCTGTGCCTATGGCTGTAAATTCTGCGCGTCGGGCCTGGCCGGGTTTACCCGGAACCTTACAGCGTCAGAAATCGTCGGGCAAATGCTGGCCGTGGAAAAGGAAACCGGTGAAACGATCAACAACATCGTCTTCATGGGCATGGGTGAACCCCTGGCCAATGTCAACCACCTGATCAAGGCACTGGAGATCATCACCAGCCACTGGGGACTCAATATCGGTGCCCGTAGCGTGACCGTCTCCACATCAGGACTCGCCCCCCAAATCCGGACGCTCGCTGAGTTTCCCGTCCCGATCCGGTTGGCCATCTCCCTGCACGGCGCCACCGACGAGGTGCGCGACCTGATCATGCCCGTCAACAGCAAGTATCCGATCAAGGAAGTCTTTGAATCCCTGCATTACTGGCGGTTACATAAAAAACAGAAAATTTCCCTCGAATACATTCTAATCAAGGGAGTCAACGATGATCTTGACCAGGCATCCATCCTCGCCAAGCGAGCCAAGGGGGTCAACGCCAAGGTGAACCTGATCCCCTACAATACCGTTGAGGGACTCGACTGGGAAAGGCCCTCGGCAGAGGTCTGTTACGCCTTCCGGGACGTCGTCGCGGACGCGGGTATCAACACCACCCTCCGACTTGAAAAGGGGGGTGACATCAACGCCGCCTGTGGTCAGCTGAGGCTGAAAAAAGAGACCGCCGAGGGGATCATCGAGGCTCCTGTGAAGTCGCGCTAG
- a CDS encoding PKD domain-containing protein, whose translation MNKKFLSVVVFLIAVAATCFLIHNHPSAGPEELHDASVGIPHEICDCGQPHSKTAVVANEVKGDLLGLGEALESIKGFKAWLDTTRGQNERDAYTGDTIRQGVELAMQRKSAMLSLMQNAPEQALAQALSWADYKSLPKEVQLHVETPFSGRGDFLVLPICGSLDGEGQAPGADSYELSINGASFRSSGFGRRESIGTKENTPLQGIYLDRLAVARSEPLQKLSTADVDALQGDFPVANKNKAMSFYSGKKITTEPVVALGGGKLFYFANEAELQETNQKLEKLDELPGPHSGAQVIFLQAAADDDDDQPGLDWQFLESSAAFQADAWTETKKKVFFIRVDFSDNVGESTSQAALEQVLNTAASDTIRDMSYGKTWIEAEVSSMVVRMPSPTTTYSPSNNSLLHDDAKAAFNALGTGIDLSTYDIVGVHFNKIGMMGGTVLYAGLAGGGRQWLQGTISSGVIIHEFGHNYGLGHARFWDTGGTSVVGAGSTVEYGNDFDIMGSGPDPEGHFHPQGKKKIAWLESSDWIDTAVTGSGTQRLYRGDHKDTTGIRGLRVPKDAAINHYYWVGYRRAITSNDYLLGGVVLNWEQNGTSWLVDTTPGSAAGKKDSGILIGQTYSDPTAGIHITPVAQGGTSPNEWVDVTVNLGTFPGNTDPTATLAGPATGDARSPLVFSVTANDGDGDTLAYSWDFGDGAVVNNQNTATHAWALGGTYNVTVTVSDMKGGTVSQSMMVTVNDPLNSWTVGNVGFTASMSEAAYLNGRYILTGNRYAYFSLDGTNWTRTELALNFRAGGIAYGAGKYVITGYDYIGSEWKAAAFHSNDGKIWTRATVPSLAQMNDLAYGNGMFVAVGDDGQNMYSQDGVTWTAGTATGTENLVAVGFANGEFIAVGDTSVYASSDGSSWVDRSSSTGLASWHSFKDVFYADGKFFAGGWYSGMRYSSDQGVSWQEAAIATESDYDIKTIHVEAGVYVAVAVRKSDDATVLLVSADGLSWKEGTPSNFTITNNLTFGNGVYFSTQGSAGATQSSGAFFPANQSPTASISGSASVNAREVVQFTATSNDTDGDDLVHIWDFQDGTELVTGASAYHRFPTGGSYTVKLTVTDGKGGLVTDTLAVTVTDPLNTWTQRTSGTTAKLYDIATGGGKLVAVGGSTGNRGAYRVSTDAQTWTGGLLGGNITLLSVVYDGAQFLTAGYDYDFGSSAWVGVVYTSPDGSTWTRRHFGGEELRDIAYGGGVYMASGDAGTLLRSTDGISWITVSSGVSTNLQGVGYGDGGFVVVGANGSSQGATILTSTDGAAWLDTSSSAGTTQGFFHVAYLNDRFLASGFHTHLRYSTDGGNSFTNTGAGNKRFPAMAYGNGIYFAAGWDLANSSAHVNMLSSDGGTWSALTTSATVDRNAAVFFQNTFITVGNSGEIWQSDPIPAPTGWTVWQADQFPGYPALSGAYDDFDGDGVDNLMEYITGTNPQSKGSYVRPVLSEESGYVTLTVNKAAGVSGYTMLIQSSLDLSYWDTAGLVVVTDDASLLKVRLDTLTTDPALTRKFLRVHASVSP comes from the coding sequence ATGAATAAAAAATTCCTGTCAGTTGTTGTGTTTCTGATTGCTGTAGCAGCCACTTGTTTTCTGATCCATAACCATCCTTCTGCCGGACCCGAAGAGCTGCATGATGCATCCGTCGGTATTCCTCATGAAATTTGCGATTGTGGACAGCCACACAGTAAAACAGCCGTCGTGGCGAATGAGGTCAAAGGAGATCTGTTAGGTTTGGGTGAGGCGTTGGAATCAATCAAGGGCTTCAAGGCGTGGTTGGATACCACGCGGGGGCAGAATGAGCGTGATGCTTATACAGGGGATACCATCCGCCAGGGTGTGGAGCTGGCTATGCAGCGTAAATCAGCCATGCTTTCTTTGATGCAAAACGCCCCGGAGCAAGCGTTGGCCCAGGCTCTGAGCTGGGCTGATTACAAGTCCTTGCCAAAAGAGGTGCAGCTCCATGTCGAAACGCCGTTTAGTGGTCGGGGCGATTTTTTAGTGTTGCCCATCTGCGGTAGCCTGGATGGTGAGGGGCAGGCACCTGGAGCCGACAGCTATGAACTGTCCATCAACGGGGCGTCATTCCGATCCTCGGGATTCGGTCGCAGAGAGAGCATTGGAACCAAGGAAAACACGCCGTTGCAGGGGATCTATCTGGATCGGCTGGCGGTGGCCAGGTCCGAGCCACTGCAGAAACTATCAACGGCGGATGTCGATGCCCTGCAGGGTGATTTTCCGGTGGCTAACAAGAATAAGGCGATGAGTTTTTACAGTGGGAAAAAAATCACAACCGAGCCCGTGGTCGCGCTTGGTGGTGGCAAGCTGTTCTATTTTGCCAATGAAGCGGAATTGCAAGAAACCAACCAAAAACTCGAAAAACTCGATGAGCTTCCCGGCCCGCACAGCGGTGCCCAGGTCATTTTCCTGCAGGCTGCTGCCGACGATGACGACGATCAGCCGGGCTTGGATTGGCAATTCCTCGAGTCCAGTGCGGCGTTCCAGGCCGACGCGTGGACCGAAACCAAGAAAAAGGTCTTTTTTATCCGCGTGGATTTTTCCGACAACGTCGGGGAATCGACAAGCCAGGCGGCACTGGAGCAGGTTTTGAATACGGCGGCATCCGACACCATCCGCGATATGTCGTATGGTAAAACATGGATCGAGGCCGAGGTGAGTTCCATGGTTGTCAGGATGCCAAGCCCTACCACGACCTATAGCCCGAGCAACAACAGCCTGCTTCACGATGACGCAAAGGCTGCGTTCAATGCTCTGGGCACGGGCATTGACTTAAGCACCTACGATATTGTCGGGGTGCATTTTAATAAAATAGGTATGATGGGAGGCACAGTGCTTTATGCCGGTCTGGCCGGAGGGGGGCGTCAGTGGCTGCAGGGGACAATAAGTTCCGGCGTGATCATTCACGAATTTGGCCATAACTACGGTCTTGGCCATGCGCGGTTCTGGGATACAGGCGGCACCTCGGTGGTGGGTGCGGGCTCGACGGTGGAGTATGGCAATGACTTCGATATCATGGGTAGCGGGCCGGACCCGGAAGGTCACTTCCACCCGCAAGGGAAAAAGAAAATCGCGTGGCTCGAATCTTCAGACTGGATCGACACAGCTGTTACCGGATCGGGCACGCAGCGACTGTATCGTGGCGACCATAAGGATACAACGGGTATTCGGGGCCTCCGCGTCCCCAAGGATGCTGCGATCAATCATTATTACTGGGTAGGTTATCGCCGGGCGATTACCTCCAATGATTATCTGTTAGGAGGGGTCGTTTTGAACTGGGAGCAAAATGGAACCTCCTGGCTGGTCGATACCACACCGGGCTCGGCGGCGGGCAAGAAGGACAGCGGAATTCTGATCGGCCAAACCTATTCGGACCCCACCGCCGGCATCCACATCACACCTGTCGCACAGGGAGGCACAAGCCCTAACGAATGGGTCGATGTGACGGTGAACCTCGGCACGTTTCCCGGAAACACAGACCCCACCGCCACACTGGCCGGGCCTGCCACCGGGGACGCCCGCAGCCCCCTCGTTTTTTCCGTCACCGCGAACGATGGCGACGGCGACACCCTGGCATACAGCTGGGACTTTGGTGATGGTGCCGTAGTGAACAACCAAAACACGGCAACACACGCGTGGGCCCTGGGCGGCACCTACAATGTGACGGTAACGGTTTCGGACATGAAGGGCGGCACGGTTAGCCAAAGCATGATGGTCACCGTCAATGATCCTCTCAATAGCTGGACCGTGGGAAATGTCGGGTTTACGGCATCGATGTCGGAAGCCGCTTATCTCAATGGCCGGTATATCCTGACCGGCAACCGATATGCGTATTTCTCCCTCGACGGCACCAACTGGACGCGCACCGAACTGGCTTTGAATTTCCGCGCGGGAGGGATCGCCTACGGCGCTGGCAAGTATGTGATCACTGGCTATGACTACATTGGCTCGGAGTGGAAGGCGGCGGCGTTTCATTCCAACGATGGTAAGATCTGGACCCGGGCGACGGTGCCTTCGTTGGCGCAGATGAATGATCTGGCATACGGCAACGGGATGTTTGTCGCTGTGGGTGATGATGGTCAGAATATGTATTCCCAGGACGGTGTGACCTGGACCGCAGGAACCGCCACCGGCACAGAGAATCTTGTTGCTGTTGGTTTTGCCAATGGTGAGTTTATTGCTGTCGGAGACACATCGGTCTATGCCTCGTCAGATGGCTCTTCCTGGGTTGACCGCAGTTCGTCCACGGGGCTTGCTTCGTGGCACAGTTTCAAGGATGTGTTTTACGCCGATGGAAAATTCTTTGCGGGTGGTTGGTATAGCGGGATGCGCTACTCATCGGACCAGGGGGTTAGCTGGCAAGAGGCGGCCATCGCAACTGAATCAGATTATGATATAAAAACAATCCATGTGGAGGCCGGCGTTTATGTGGCCGTCGCAGTTAGAAAATCAGATGACGCCACTGTATTGCTTGTTTCCGCCGACGGGTTGTCATGGAAAGAAGGCACGCCAAGTAATTTTACCATCACCAACAATCTCACGTTTGGAAATGGGGTGTATTTCTCAACCCAGGGAAGCGCAGGTGCCACGCAGTCCAGTGGTGCGTTTTTCCCTGCTAACCAGTCGCCGACAGCATCGATATCCGGCAGTGCCTCGGTGAACGCGCGGGAGGTGGTCCAGTTTACGGCAACATCCAACGATACCGATGGTGATGACCTGGTCCATATTTGGGATTTCCAGGACGGCACCGAGCTGGTCACCGGAGCATCCGCCTATCACCGCTTTCCGACTGGCGGTAGCTACACGGTCAAATTAACCGTGACTGATGGCAAGGGTGGCCTGGTGACGGATACCTTGGCGGTCACAGTCACCGATCCGCTCAACACATGGACCCAACGGACATCGGGCACCACCGCCAAGCTGTATGACATTGCCACTGGTGGAGGAAAACTGGTGGCTGTCGGGGGCAGTACTGGCAACCGGGGGGCATACCGGGTCTCTACCGATGCACAGACCTGGACCGGCGGGTTGTTAGGCGGAAATATTACCTTGCTCAGTGTCGTTTACGATGGGGCGCAGTTTTTGACCGCCGGCTATGACTACGACTTCGGAAGTAGTGCCTGGGTAGGCGTGGTCTACACCTCACCGGATGGCAGCACCTGGACCCGGAGGCATTTTGGAGGTGAGGAATTACGGGACATTGCCTACGGTGGGGGCGTTTATATGGCTTCCGGTGATGCCGGCACGCTGCTCAGATCAACCGACGGCATAAGCTGGATTACGGTTAGCTCCGGGGTGTCAACCAACCTTCAGGGGGTCGGTTACGGCGACGGTGGTTTTGTGGTCGTGGGCGCCAACGGATCCAGTCAGGGGGCGACCATATTAACATCGACCGATGGCGCGGCCTGGTTGGACACCTCGTCATCCGCGGGGACAACCCAGGGCTTTTTCCATGTGGCCTACTTGAACGACCGCTTTCTTGCCAGCGGTTTTCATACGCATCTCCGCTATTCCACAGATGGAGGTAACTCATTCACCAACACAGGAGCAGGCAACAAGCGTTTTCCGGCGATGGCATACGGGAATGGTATCTATTTTGCCGCCGGATGGGACTTGGCTAACAGTAGTGCCCACGTGAATATGCTCTCATCCGATGGTGGAACCTGGAGTGCCCTGACGACATCAGCCACCGTGGATCGAAACGCCGCCGTCTTTTTCCAGAACACCTTTATCACCGTGGGTAACTCCGGCGAGATCTGGCAGTCGGATCCAATACCCGCCCCCACGGGATGGACCGTGTGGCAGGCCGACCAGTTTCCCGGTTATCCGGCCCTCTCCGGTGCCTATGACGACTTCGATGGTGATGGTGTCGACAACCTGATGGAGTATATTACCGGTACAAATCCCCAGAGCAAGGGTTCGTATGTTAGGCCGGTCCTTTCCGAAGAGTCGGGTTACGTGACCCTGACGGTCAACAAGGCGGCAGGGGTAAGCGGCTACACCATGCTCATCCAGTCTTCGCTGGATCTGAGCTATTGGGACACGGCGGGCTTGGTTGTCGTTACCGATGATGCGAGTCTGCTTAAAGTCCGGCTCGATACACTGACCACCGATCCCGCATTGACCCGTAAATTCCTTCGGGTCCATGCCTCGGTCAGCCCCTAG
- a CDS encoding NapC/NirT family cytochrome c, whose amino-acid sequence MSKKPNSDAPPSGRRLRTPRLFRNWISMLGILLSVSAVFAFILLFAIDLMAETSNPYMGILCYLIAPFFFFSGCGLMLIGYWLQRRHRKKTKGKATPLVLSIDLSRKSDQKRLIGFALVSVGFLLITAFGSYQSYHTMETVSFCGKACHEPMEPQFVAYQHSPHAHVACAECHVGSGATAYVKTKINGMRQLYHQTMGDFSRPIVLHDREKRPTQETCEKCHWRESHVGTVAKTFRYYLADEENTPWTIRMQINVGGGDPAEGKVSGVHWHMNIANQIEFISTDDGQEIPWVRMTDIDGKVTEFKTPDFDGNIADHTIKKMDCMDCHNRAAHQFKSPNEAVDRAMTMGKIDPTMPWAKMKAVKALTDPYADSTEALAKIDEYLRAEYPDDKRVETLVTEVQSIYKKNFFPGMKADWRAYPDNLSHKNWAGCFRCHDGNHKATTGDLKIKASDCTSCHIITSQGSTVEELAKYTPKGLDFLHIDSEYEDYDCAECHTGGNQEE is encoded by the coding sequence ATGAGCAAGAAGCCCAACAGCGACGCCCCACCCTCGGGGCGTCGACTACGTACACCACGTCTTTTCAGAAACTGGATCAGTATGCTAGGCATCCTGCTCTCGGTGAGTGCCGTTTTTGCATTCATCCTGTTGTTTGCGATTGACCTTATGGCGGAGACCTCGAATCCCTACATGGGGATACTCTGTTACCTCATCGCGCCGTTCTTCTTTTTCTCCGGATGTGGACTGATGCTTATTGGCTACTGGTTACAACGGCGTCATCGGAAAAAAACCAAGGGCAAAGCGACCCCGCTGGTTTTAAGTATCGACCTCTCGAGGAAAAGTGACCAGAAGCGGCTCATTGGTTTTGCTTTGGTCAGTGTTGGCTTCCTGTTGATCACGGCATTTGGCAGTTACCAGAGTTATCATACCATGGAGACAGTGAGTTTCTGCGGTAAGGCCTGCCATGAACCGATGGAGCCACAATTTGTGGCCTATCAGCATTCGCCTCACGCCCATGTTGCCTGTGCAGAGTGTCACGTTGGCTCGGGTGCCACCGCCTATGTGAAGACAAAAATCAATGGGATGCGCCAGCTTTACCATCAGACAATGGGCGATTTTAGTCGTCCGATTGTCCTGCATGATCGGGAGAAACGCCCCACCCAGGAAACCTGTGAAAAATGCCATTGGCGTGAAAGCCATGTGGGTACGGTAGCAAAAACATTCCGCTACTACCTTGCCGATGAAGAGAACACACCATGGACCATCCGTATGCAGATCAACGTGGGTGGTGGAGACCCAGCCGAAGGTAAGGTGTCAGGTGTGCACTGGCACATGAACATTGCCAATCAGATAGAATTCATCAGTACGGATGACGGGCAAGAGATCCCCTGGGTCCGCATGACGGATATCGATGGGAAAGTCACCGAGTTCAAGACTCCGGATTTTGACGGAAATATTGCGGATCACACCATCAAGAAGATGGACTGCATGGACTGCCATAATCGGGCGGCCCACCAGTTTAAGAGTCCTAACGAAGCGGTGGACCGGGCCATGACCATGGGCAAGATCGACCCGACGATGCCCTGGGCCAAGATGAAGGCTGTCAAGGCCCTGACCGATCCCTATGCCGATAGTACGGAGGCTTTGGCCAAGATTGATGAATATCTACGCGCTGAATACCCGGATGACAAGCGTGTCGAGACCTTGGTGACGGAAGTGCAGTCGATCTATAAGAAGAACTTCTTCCCGGGGATGAAAGCGGATTGGCGTGCCTATCCTGATAACCTGAGTCATAAAAACTGGGCTGGCTGCTTCCGTTGTCACGATGGAAATCACAAGGCAACAACGGGCGATTTGAAAATCAAAGCGAGCGATTGTACTTCATGCCATATCATTACCTCACAGGGCAGTACGGTTGAGGAGCTGGCAAAATACACCCCGAAGGGACTCGATTTCCTGCACATCGATTCAGAATACGAGGACTACGATTGCGCCGAATGTCACACCGGTGGTAACCAGGAAGAATAA